The following nucleotide sequence is from Pseudomonas putida S13.1.2.
TCGATTGGGAGCACTCCACCGAGGTAGCAGCACCGCAGGGTGAGCCTGCCCCCGCTGCCGGCTGGATCGACCAGCTAGAGCTGCGCGCCGGAGCCCTGTGGGGCCATGTCACCTGGACACCACGTGCCGGGGACCAGGTCGCCGCCCGTGAGTACCGATTTGTTTCCCCTGTATTCGACTACGACGACGTTTACCGGCGAATCCTTCGCATGGTCAGCGTCGGCCTGACGAATAAACCGAACCTTGTGCTTACAGCACTGAACCATGAGCAGACGGAGATTCACAAATTGCCTCTTCCAATCGCACTCACGGCGTCCCTTGGCCTGGACGCCAATGCAACTGATGACCAGGTCATCACCGCAGTAAATCAGCTCAAGGCCACCGCCACCGCTCGCAACAGTGAGCAGCCCAGCCTGGCCGACTTCGTTCCACGCGGTGATTACGCCTTGGTCGAGCGCCGGGCACTCAATGCCGAGCAGGCGTTGAGTGAGCATAAGGCCGCTGATTACAAGGCTGTGGTGGACACCGAGATCGATGCCGCTCTGAAGGCCGGCAAGATCACTCCAGCCACCGCCGACTACCACCGTGCGGCCTGCTCGGAGCAAGCCGGCCTTGACCGTTTCCGCGAGTACGTGAAGGCCGCTCCTGTTGTTGGTGCTCCGTCCGGCCTGGACGAGCACAAGCCGAATGGCACCTCCACAGCGCTCAACGCCGAGGAAAAGCACGTCGCCAAGCTGATGGGCATGAGCGAGGCAGACTTCATCAAAGGCCGCGTAGGCATTTAAAGGACGCAACCACATGATCATTACCCCACAGGCGTTGGCCGCCTTCTTTACCTCCTTCCGTAGCGAGTATCAGCGTGCCTTCACTGATACCCCAACCGACTGGCAGAAGATCGCCACTGAAGTACCGTCGACCGGCTCCAGCAACACCTACGGGTGGCTCGGTCAGTTCCCGGCGTTCCGTGAATGGGTAGGTGACCGCGTTCTGCGTGACATGGCCACCCACGCCTACACCATCCTCAACAAGAAATTCGAGTCTTCGGTCAGCGTCCCGCGCGATGCAATGGAAGACGACGAGGTCGGTGTGTACGGCGCGCTGTTCCAAGAAATGGGCCGTGCTGCTAAGGCTCATCCGGACGAGATGGTTTTTGCCTTGTTGAAAGCAGGCCTGACCACCGCCTGCTACGACGGTCAGAACTTCTTCGACACCGATCACCCGCTGTACCCGAACAGCGATGGCACCGGCACGGCTACTTCCGTCAGCAACTACCAGGCTGGCACTGGTC
It contains:
- a CDS encoding phage protease; this encodes MKKHIALNTDLSALPSTEGQAPEWIELIPPGPAITGRDGRTWLFDELAQRLVLAAFADRGIDMVIDWEHSTEVAAPQGEPAPAAGWIDQLELRAGALWGHVTWTPRAGDQVAAREYRFVSPVFDYDDVYRRILRMVSVGLTNKPNLVLTALNHEQTEIHKLPLPIALTASLGLDANATDDQVITAVNQLKATATARNSEQPSLADFVPRGDYALVERRALNAEQALSEHKAADYKAVVDTEIDAALKAGKITPATADYHRAACSEQAGLDRFREYVKAAPVVGAPSGLDEHKPNGTSTALNAEEKHVAKLMGMSEADFIKGRVGI
- a CDS encoding Mu-like prophage major head subunit gpT family protein, producing the protein MIITPQALAAFFTSFRSEYQRAFTDTPTDWQKIATEVPSTGSSNTYGWLGQFPAFREWVGDRVLRDMATHAYTILNKKFESSVSVPRDAMEDDEVGVYGALFQEMGRAAKAHPDEMVFALLKAGLTTACYDGQNFFDTDHPLYPNSDGTGTATSVSNYQAGTGPAWYLLDVSRAIKPIIFQKRRNYDLKAMTKIDDEAVFMQDMYRYGVDARVNTGFGLWQFAYCSKAPLTADNYAAARAAMKDFKADGGRPLGVRPGLLVVPSSLEGAARKLVVKDAEGGNEWAGTAEVLSPSWLG